The following are from one region of the Paenibacillus sabinae T27 genome:
- a CDS encoding GGDEF domain-containing protein — MQHNVGEICQSIPHLAPSTPCECVDRIFKQNPGLQGIAVTEDEYPVALIMRVRFYQKIGTLYGYTLYMQRPVKLVMDRAPLVVDAECPITEVSKQAMARDEDKLYDDVVVTSGNRLCGAVSVRDLLLHFAEIMAETASYLNPLTGLPGNVNINDWLKKSMSLEQFSVLYFDLDYFKAYNDTYGFKEGDRLIQWTAEIISGGMAPAGGLVGHIGGDDFIVVMDHHQYSEDCRTVLRAFDETIHSFYSESHLTKQSVLAENRLGKYEEIPLVSLSVSVVTNRYRKFESIEEISAEAARLKKRCKQIKGSCLIDDSTLPEVFA, encoded by the coding sequence ATGCAGCATAATGTAGGAGAAATATGCCAGTCGATTCCGCACCTTGCTCCGAGTACACCATGTGAATGCGTGGATCGTATTTTTAAGCAGAATCCGGGGCTTCAGGGAATAGCCGTCACCGAGGACGAATATCCGGTCGCATTGATCATGAGAGTGAGATTTTACCAAAAAATAGGAACCTTATACGGCTACACGCTCTATATGCAGAGACCCGTGAAGCTGGTCATGGACCGTGCTCCTCTAGTTGTGGATGCCGAATGTCCGATCACGGAGGTCAGCAAGCAGGCGATGGCCCGCGATGAGGATAAGCTGTACGACGATGTGGTGGTCACGAGCGGCAACCGGTTATGCGGCGCAGTTAGCGTGAGAGATTTGCTGCTGCATTTTGCCGAGATTATGGCTGAGACGGCGAGCTACCTGAATCCCCTTACCGGTCTGCCGGGGAATGTCAATATCAACGATTGGCTCAAGAAATCCATGTCATTGGAGCAGTTCAGCGTGCTTTATTTCGACCTGGATTACTTCAAAGCTTACAACGATACATACGGGTTCAAAGAAGGAGACAGGCTCATTCAATGGACGGCGGAAATCATCAGCGGTGGTATGGCTCCCGCGGGAGGACTTGTCGGGCATATCGGCGGAGATGATTTTATCGTCGTGATGGACCATCATCAGTATTCCGAAGACTGCCGGACAGTTCTGCGCGCTTTTGACGAGACGATCCACAGCTTCTACTCTGAGTCGCATCTGACGAAGCAGTCCGTTCTGGCGGAGAATCGTTTGGGTAAATATGAGGAAATTCCGCTCGTCTCGCTTTCGGTTTCCGTCGTAACGAACCGGTATCGCAAGTTCGAGTCAATCGAGGAGATTTCCGCAGAGGCCGCGCGTCTCAAAAAGAGATGCAAACAGATCAAAGGCAGCTGTCTGATCGACGACAGTACGCTGCCGGAAGTCTTTGCCTAG
- a CDS encoding LysR family transcriptional regulator, with protein MNFHQLHIFYTVSEKGSFSAAAQALHMTQPAVTMQVQALEDYFGTKLFNRSTKKIVLSDAGRTLLPFALRSIELMRETDQGMAAYTHMLEGRLLLGSSLTIGEYVLPRLLAPFGKAYPYISVMLKIMNTTQIMEEINKHQLTFGLIEAEVTHPDMVIEPVMEDELKLIVPGDHELADRDEVSLEEALRFPFVLREQGSGTRRVMEEQLLAKGMDLGELQVVMELGSTGAVKSAVEAGLGLTMLSPSTVRHEVALGLLKIVNVSGASFKRQFYAIHDKSTLLPIHAVTFLNFLRKHAED; from the coding sequence GTGAATTTTCATCAGCTGCATATTTTTTACACCGTGTCCGAAAAAGGAAGCTTCTCCGCGGCGGCGCAGGCGCTTCATATGACGCAGCCGGCCGTGACGATGCAGGTGCAGGCGCTGGAGGACTATTTCGGGACAAAGCTGTTCAACCGTTCCACCAAAAAAATCGTGCTGTCTGACGCCGGAAGAACGCTCCTACCCTTTGCGCTGCGCAGTATTGAGCTGATGAGGGAGACCGATCAGGGGATGGCGGCATATACGCATATGCTGGAAGGGCGGCTGCTGCTCGGTTCCAGTCTGACGATCGGGGAATATGTGCTGCCGAGGCTTCTGGCCCCTTTTGGCAAAGCGTATCCTTACATTTCCGTCATGCTCAAGATTATGAACACCACGCAAATTATGGAGGAAATCAACAAGCACCAGCTCACGTTTGGGCTGATTGAGGCGGAGGTCACCCACCCGGACATGGTAATCGAGCCGGTGATGGAGGACGAGCTGAAGCTGATTGTGCCGGGGGATCATGAGCTGGCAGACCGAGACGAAGTCTCGCTTGAAGAGGCGCTGCGGTTTCCTTTCGTGCTTCGAGAGCAGGGCTCGGGAACCCGCCGGGTGATGGAGGAGCAGCTGCTCGCCAAGGGGATGGATCTGGGAGAACTGCAGGTTGTCATGGAGCTTGGCAGCACTGGCGCGGTCAAATCGGCGGTCGAGGCCGGGCTCGGCCTGACAATGCTGTCCCCCTCTACGGTCAGGCATGAGGTAGCTCTGGGGCTGCTGAAGATCGTAAATGTCTCGGGCGCTTCGTTCAAGCGGCAGTTTTACGCGATACATGATAAATCGACGCTGCTGCCGATTCACGCGGTAACGTTTCTGAATTTTCTGCGCAAGCATGCGGAGGATTGA
- a CDS encoding PHP domain-containing protein: MSEMVKEFETAGSVSSGLCDLHTHTLASDGMQPPAENVRLAKEKGLAAVAITDHDTVAGVPEALEAGERYGITVVSGVEISTRAGGKDIHVLGYSVDFRDELFLSRLAGLRDTRAARNEAIIQRLQGLGIGITMEAVVRGIGRELKPDESVGRPHIADELVRLGAAVDMRDAFDKYLAEGKPGFVAQPRISPEEASQWIAEAKGKAVLAHPGLYGDDELVRGILGGGGFAGVEAYHSDHGPAEEERYLAMAREYGLLVTGGSDFHGARGGVIFHGDLGSVTVSADVLVQLKA; this comes from the coding sequence ATGAGCGAAATGGTAAAAGAGTTCGAGACTGCCGGGTCCGTATCTTCCGGCCTCTGCGACCTGCATACCCACACGCTGGCGTCCGACGGCATGCAGCCACCGGCTGAAAATGTGCGTCTTGCCAAGGAAAAGGGTCTGGCCGCGGTTGCCATTACGGATCACGACACGGTTGCGGGCGTGCCCGAAGCGCTGGAGGCCGGGGAACGGTATGGCATTACAGTCGTTTCCGGCGTTGAAATCAGCACCCGCGCCGGCGGCAAAGACATCCATGTCCTTGGATATTCTGTGGATTTCCGGGACGAGTTGTTCCTGAGCAGACTGGCGGGCTTAAGGGACACCCGGGCCGCGCGAAATGAGGCCATCATCCAGCGGTTGCAAGGTCTGGGCATCGGCATTACGATGGAGGCCGTCGTCCGGGGCATCGGCCGGGAACTGAAGCCGGACGAGAGCGTCGGCAGGCCGCATATCGCGGATGAGCTGGTGCGGCTCGGAGCGGCGGTGGATATGCGCGACGCCTTTGATAAATATCTTGCCGAGGGCAAGCCCGGATTTGTCGCCCAGCCGCGCATTTCTCCCGAGGAAGCCAGTCAATGGATCGCAGAAGCCAAGGGCAAGGCGGTGCTTGCCCACCCAGGGCTCTACGGCGACGACGAGTTGGTGCGCGGCATTCTCGGCGGCGGCGGATTCGCCGGCGTTGAGGCGTACCACTCCGACCACGGCCCCGCAGAGGAGGAGCGCTACCTGGCCATGGCCCGGGAATATGGACTGCTGGTAACGGGCGGCTCGGATTTTCACGGCGCGCGGGGCGGCGTAATCTTTCACGGCGATCTCGGAAGCGTGACGGTCTCCGCGGATGTGCTGGTACAACTAAAGGCTTAG
- a CDS encoding Rqc2 family fibronectin-binding protein, protein MALDGIVTRAIVSELQACIGQRISKIYQPGDHDLVFTLRGAGGGGKLLLSANPTYPRVHFTERSTLNPAEAPMFCMLMRKHCEGGVIEAISQVGMERIIHFEIRQRDELGDVSSKKIIIELMGRHSNIILTDFQTGTIIDGIHHVTPAISSYRIVMPGFAYTQPPEQNKHNPLDISRSDFLQLYRDADEEQVESEAALEEETEGSGDKSSVRENRGRSDQNRPSLNPAGWIVDTFSGISPLIAQEMVRQSAQGGDAGTASGSGEVFGQEIVTGEKLHEAFDSVMEPVRRGQFSPVIGTNAKGKLVFSAISLTLPEGRTKHYDTISRCMEDYFGDKAERDTVKQRVSDLIRFLTNERSKNIKKLANLQADLEEAGGAEEYRIRGELLFASLHMLSKGEKEVRLVNYYDEDQAEITIPLDPLLTPSDNAQRYFKKYNKYKNSLAVIEEQLEKTHEEIRYLESLLQQLDHASLNDIEEIREELVAGGYLRDRSKKGKKKKKPTRPTLQVFTSSEGVEIYVGKNNLQNEYLTNRLAGPNETWLHTKDIPGSHVVIRGEAFGDATLSEAAQLAAYFSQAKQSSSVPVDCTLIRHVRKPSGSKPGFVIYDHQRTLFVTPDDEMIKGLPSTLKS, encoded by the coding sequence ATGGCACTCGACGGCATCGTGACCCGCGCCATTGTGTCCGAGCTTCAGGCTTGCATTGGACAGCGGATCAGTAAAATATATCAACCCGGCGATCACGATCTTGTATTTACCCTAAGAGGCGCAGGGGGAGGCGGCAAGCTGCTCTTGTCGGCCAACCCGACTTATCCGCGCGTGCATTTTACGGAAAGAAGCACCCTGAATCCGGCGGAAGCCCCCATGTTCTGCATGCTGATGCGAAAGCACTGCGAGGGCGGCGTCATCGAGGCGATCTCCCAAGTGGGGATGGAACGCATCATTCATTTCGAAATCCGGCAAAGGGATGAACTCGGAGACGTCTCCAGCAAGAAAATCATCATTGAGCTGATGGGCCGGCACAGCAACATTATCCTGACCGACTTCCAGACGGGCACCATTATCGACGGCATCCATCATGTTACGCCCGCCATCAGCAGTTACCGGATCGTAATGCCCGGCTTTGCCTACACGCAACCGCCGGAGCAGAACAAGCACAACCCGCTGGATATCTCTCGGAGCGACTTTCTGCAGCTGTACCGGGATGCCGATGAGGAGCAGGTTGAATCGGAAGCAGCCCTTGAGGAGGAGACGGAAGGCTCTGGCGATAAGAGCAGCGTCCGGGAGAATCGGGGAAGAAGCGACCAGAATCGGCCTTCTCTCAATCCCGCCGGGTGGATCGTCGATACCTTCAGCGGGATCAGCCCTCTGATCGCGCAGGAGATGGTCCGGCAGTCCGCACAGGGCGGAGATGCCGGGACGGCTTCAGGAAGCGGCGAAGTCTTCGGACAGGAAATCGTGACCGGAGAGAAGCTCCATGAAGCCTTCGATTCCGTCATGGAGCCTGTCCGCAGGGGCCAATTCTCTCCGGTGATCGGGACGAATGCGAAAGGAAAGCTTGTGTTTTCGGCGATTTCGTTGACGCTGCCGGAAGGCCGGACCAAGCATTACGACACGATCAGCCGCTGCATGGAGGACTATTTCGGCGACAAGGCCGAGCGGGACACGGTCAAGCAGAGAGTCAGCGACCTGATCCGTTTCCTGACGAACGAGCGGAGCAAGAATATCAAGAAGCTCGCCAATCTGCAGGCGGATCTGGAGGAAGCCGGCGGCGCCGAGGAGTACCGCATTCGGGGCGAGCTGCTGTTCGCATCGCTTCATATGCTGTCCAAAGGCGAGAAGGAAGTCCGCCTGGTTAATTACTACGATGAGGATCAGGCGGAGATCACGATCCCGCTCGACCCGCTGCTCACTCCGTCCGACAACGCCCAGCGCTATTTTAAAAAATACAATAAATACAAGAACAGCCTCGCGGTTATCGAAGAGCAGCTAGAGAAGACGCATGAGGAAATCCGCTATTTGGAGAGCCTTCTCCAGCAGTTGGATCACGCTTCCCTGAACGACATCGAGGAAATCCGGGAAGAGCTCGTAGCCGGAGGATATCTAAGGGACCGCAGTAAAAAAGGCAAAAAGAAAAAGAAGCCCACCCGTCCGACGCTTCAGGTGTTCACTTCCTCCGAAGGCGTTGAAATCTATGTTGGCAAGAACAACCTGCAAAATGAATACCTCACGAACCGCCTTGCAGGACCGAACGAAACGTGGCTGCATACGAAGGACATCCCGGGTTCGCATGTCGTGATCCGGGGCGAGGCATTCGGCGACGCCACGCTGAGTGAAGCTGCGCAGCTTGCAGCTTACTTCAGCCAGGCCAAGCAGTCGAGCAGCGTTCCGGTGGACTGCACGCTGATCCGGCATGTGCGCAAACCAAGCGGCTCCAAGCCCGGCTTCGTCATCTATGACCATCAGCGGACCCTGTTCGTGACGCCGGATGACGAGATGATCAAGGGACTGCCCAGCACGTTGAAGAGCTGA
- a CDS encoding calcium-translocating P-type ATPase, SERCA-type produces the protein MEQKSWHRLGSDELQKIFAVSKQRGLGEEEAEARRNESGLNELSEGEKISPLTLLLNQFKDFMVLVLMGATLVSGLLGEYLDAVTIVAIIVLNGLLGFVQEFRAERSLRALKQLSAPSAKALRDGTVKQIPANLLVPGDIVLLESGDRVPADVRWLECSSLYCEESALTGESLPVSKHPEPIHAEEVPLGDQKNIGFMGTMVTRGTGKAIVVRTGMGTEMGKIADLIQSTDTQETPLQRRLEQLGKILIYVSLALTVVVVLAGILHGQPAVSMFLAGVSLAVAAIPEGLPAIVTIALALGVQRMIKRRAIVRKLPSVETLGCASVICSDKTGTLTQNKMTVTRVWNGGRSFEVTGEGYAPEGAVLYKGKPADLKNDQSLRRVLQIGALCNNAEIYETVPEEVRAKRKGKGKAKGGEGETSASAAKVWELKGDPTEGALVALSAKMGLTASALAVSFSREKEFPFDSERKLMSVIVSHPGGRMVCTKGAPDVLLSRCSYMLWEGQVVPCTPTLRQKALDANEAMASDALRVLGLAYRDLRPNEHADSEKEAEGQLIFAGLAGMIDPPRREVRDAISITRKAGIKTVMITGDHGTTAEAIAHQLGILQRGGKVLTGSQLSRMDDDALDKMSDSVYVYARVSPEHKLRIVKSLQRRGHVVAMTGDGVNDAPAIKASDIGIAMGITGTDVTKEASALILGDDNFSTIVAAIEEGRSIYENIRKFIRYLLASNVGEILTMFFAMMLGLPLPLVPIQILWVNLVTDGLPAMALGVDQPEKDLMEHKPRGASENIFARRLGWKIISRGILIGLCTLAAFWLTLRVAPDDPARLIQAQSVAFATLVMAQLFHVFDCRSSRSVFHRNPFQNKYLVLAVLSSVLLMLAVMYIPALQPIFKTVPLGFRDWSLCLVASGIPTFLMGAASVFGGKHSRKRLRAGGTGGGRSLPKSTKISA, from the coding sequence ATGGAACAAAAAAGTTGGCACAGGCTCGGCAGTGATGAGCTGCAAAAAATATTCGCGGTGTCGAAGCAGCGGGGCCTTGGCGAAGAGGAGGCTGAAGCAAGACGCAACGAGAGCGGCCTGAACGAGCTGTCGGAAGGAGAGAAAATCTCCCCGCTGACGCTGCTGCTGAATCAATTCAAGGACTTCATGGTTCTGGTGCTGATGGGAGCGACGCTCGTATCGGGGCTGCTGGGCGAATACCTGGATGCGGTCACGATTGTCGCCATTATTGTACTGAACGGTCTGCTCGGGTTCGTCCAGGAGTTTCGCGCCGAGCGCTCGCTGCGGGCGCTGAAGCAGTTGTCCGCCCCATCTGCGAAAGCGCTGCGTGACGGAACCGTGAAGCAAATTCCCGCGAACCTGCTCGTTCCGGGCGACATCGTCCTGCTTGAGAGCGGCGACCGGGTTCCCGCCGATGTGCGCTGGCTGGAATGCAGCTCCCTGTACTGCGAGGAGTCGGCGCTGACCGGTGAATCGTTGCCGGTATCCAAGCACCCGGAGCCGATTCACGCCGAGGAGGTCCCCCTGGGGGACCAGAAGAATATCGGCTTCATGGGCACGATGGTCACCCGGGGAACAGGCAAAGCGATCGTCGTCCGGACAGGAATGGGCACGGAAATGGGGAAGATCGCCGACTTGATCCAGAGCACCGATACCCAGGAGACGCCATTGCAGCGGCGGCTGGAGCAGCTCGGCAAAATTCTGATTTACGTGTCGCTCGCATTGACCGTGGTGGTGGTGCTTGCGGGGATTTTGCACGGCCAGCCCGCGGTGTCGATGTTCCTGGCCGGGGTCAGTCTGGCGGTCGCCGCGATTCCCGAGGGGCTGCCCGCCATCGTGACCATAGCGCTGGCGCTCGGCGTCCAGCGGATGATCAAGCGCAGGGCTATCGTCCGCAAGCTGCCTTCCGTCGAGACGCTGGGCTGCGCTTCCGTCATCTGTTCCGACAAGACTGGAACGTTGACGCAGAATAAAATGACCGTCACCCGAGTCTGGAACGGCGGGCGCAGCTTTGAGGTCACAGGTGAAGGGTACGCTCCGGAAGGCGCGGTCCTCTATAAAGGGAAGCCGGCCGATCTGAAGAATGACCAGAGCCTGCGGCGGGTATTGCAGATCGGCGCTCTGTGCAACAACGCCGAAATTTACGAGACGGTTCCCGAGGAAGTTCGGGCCAAACGCAAAGGAAAAGGCAAGGCGAAAGGCGGCGAAGGAGAGACATCTGCCTCTGCAGCCAAAGTATGGGAGCTAAAGGGCGATCCGACGGAAGGCGCACTCGTCGCGCTATCCGCAAAGATGGGGCTTACTGCATCGGCGCTTGCCGTATCGTTCTCCAGAGAGAAGGAATTTCCGTTCGATTCCGAACGCAAGCTGATGTCGGTTATTGTAAGCCATCCCGGAGGCCGCATGGTGTGCACGAAGGGAGCGCCCGATGTCCTGCTGAGCCGCTGCTCCTACATGCTGTGGGAAGGTCAGGTGGTGCCATGTACGCCTACCCTGCGGCAAAAAGCGCTCGACGCGAACGAAGCGATGGCTTCGGACGCGCTCCGCGTCCTCGGCCTGGCCTACCGCGACCTGCGGCCGAATGAACATGCCGATTCGGAGAAGGAGGCCGAAGGCCAGCTGATCTTCGCCGGTCTTGCCGGCATGATCGACCCGCCGCGCCGGGAGGTGCGGGATGCGATTAGCATCACCCGCAAGGCGGGCATCAAGACGGTGATGATTACCGGTGATCACGGCACGACCGCCGAAGCGATCGCCCATCAGCTCGGCATCCTCCAGCGCGGCGGCAAAGTGCTGACGGGCAGCCAGCTGTCGCGGATGGACGACGACGCGCTCGACAAAATGTCGGACAGCGTGTACGTCTACGCCCGCGTCTCGCCCGAGCACAAGCTGCGCATCGTCAAGTCGCTGCAGCGGCGCGGCCATGTCGTCGCCATGACGGGCGACGGGGTCAACGACGCTCCGGCGATCAAGGCGTCGGACATCGGCATCGCGATGGGCATTACGGGCACTGATGTCACCAAGGAAGCATCGGCCCTGATCCTGGGAGACGACAATTTCTCCACGATTGTGGCGGCGATCGAAGAGGGCCGGAGCATCTATGAGAACATCCGCAAATTTATCCGTTATTTGCTCGCATCGAATGTCGGGGAGATTCTGACGATGTTCTTCGCCATGATGCTCGGCCTGCCGCTGCCGCTTGTGCCGATTCAAATCCTGTGGGTGAATCTGGTAACAGACGGCCTGCCTGCGATGGCGCTGGGCGTTGACCAGCCCGAGAAAGACCTGATGGAACATAAGCCGCGCGGAGCCAGTGAAAATATCTTCGCCCGCAGGCTGGGCTGGAAGATTATCAGCCGCGGCATTCTGATCGGCCTGTGCACGCTTGCGGCCTTCTGGCTGACGCTGCGCGTCGCTCCGGACGATCCAGCGCGGCTTATCCAAGCACAATCTGTGGCGTTCGCGACCCTCGTTATGGCCCAGCTCTTTCACGTGTTCGACTGCCGGAGCTCCCGATCGGTGTTTCACCGGAATCCGTTCCAGAACAAATATCTGGTGCTCGCGGTGCTCTCATCCGTATTGCTGATGCTGGCGGTAATGTACATCCCGGCGCTGCAGCCTATATTCAAGACCGTGCCCCTCGGCTTCAGAGACTGGTCGCTGTGCCTCGTCGCCTCCGGCATTCCGACTTTCCTGATGGGTGCGGCCAGCGTCTTCGGCGGGAAGCACAGCCGGAAGCGTCTCCGGGCAGGAGGCACCGGCGGCGGACGGAGCCTGCCGAAAAGTACAAAAATTTCGGCATAA
- the dapF gene encoding diaminopimelate epimerase, giving the protein MEFTKMHGLGNDFIVVFGEKSLPDNAAELAVKLCNRFFGIGADGLVYILPSERGDFMMRIINSDGSEAEQCGNAIRCVAKYVYDHGHVQSEEIVIVTIGAGEQKVKLKVTDGKVETVTVDMGEPVLSGPQIPVNIDAEPVLGQPIETDGKEFTFTAVSMGNPHCVIYVDDAVSFDLTTWGPKLEVHPLFPRKVNVEFATVKDRGHIDMRVWERGAGPTLACGTGACATLVSSVLNGVSDRAAWVSLKGGDLFIEWNEEDNHVYMTGPAEAVFKGSVSI; this is encoded by the coding sequence ATGGAATTTACCAAAATGCATGGACTCGGCAATGACTTTATCGTCGTATTCGGCGAGAAATCGCTGCCAGACAACGCAGCGGAACTGGCCGTCAAATTATGCAACCGGTTCTTCGGCATCGGAGCCGACGGACTCGTATATATTCTGCCCTCGGAACGCGGGGACTTCATGATGCGGATTATCAATTCGGACGGTTCCGAAGCGGAACAGTGCGGCAACGCCATCCGCTGCGTGGCGAAATATGTGTATGATCACGGCCATGTGCAGTCGGAGGAAATCGTCATTGTAACGATCGGCGCGGGCGAACAGAAGGTAAAGCTGAAGGTTACGGACGGAAAGGTGGAGACTGTAACGGTCGACATGGGCGAGCCTGTACTGTCAGGTCCGCAAATTCCGGTGAATATCGACGCTGAGCCTGTACTGGGGCAGCCGATTGAGACGGACGGGAAGGAATTTACCTTTACCGCCGTTTCGATGGGCAATCCGCACTGCGTTATTTATGTGGACGACGCCGTATCCTTTGATCTGACGACTTGGGGACCGAAGCTTGAGGTTCATCCGCTGTTCCCTCGCAAGGTGAATGTCGAATTCGCCACCGTAAAAGACCGCGGACACATCGACATGCGGGTATGGGAACGGGGAGCCGGGCCTACGCTGGCTTGCGGAACAGGTGCTTGCGCCACGCTCGTCTCCTCCGTCCTCAACGGAGTTAGCGACCGGGCAGCCTGGGTAAGCCTGAAGGGCGGAGACCTGTTCATTGAATGGAACGAGGAAGACAATCACGTCTACATGACGGGACCGGCAGAGGCGGTATTCAAAGGGTCCGTATCCATCTAA
- a CDS encoding spore germination protein — protein sequence MKKNGPNSQNASAGASGEPAAGAGNQSVLTISDNLEQTLSNIKLELGSSPDLKIRKVQLGQAEPVWAAAVFIDGLVNSVAVDEFVVGALIENTAFAAEEMPREPQERLQLILGRALELGETSIKDNWNDMMLSLLSGNTIILLDGCSKAIEGGTKGGEWRTVAEPSSQIVIRGPKDSFVESIITNTALIRRRIKSPKLWVEFMKFGTVTNTDVALLYMKDRADQKVLDQLKMRLKKIDIEAVLESSYIEQLIQDKVFTPFPTVYNTERPDVAAANLLEGRIVLIVDGTPFVLIVPTVLAQFLQSTDDYSLRFDIATLMRLVRYVSLIILLLGPSVFIALTTFHYEMVPTPMLISLLAQRENVPFPAAIEAIIMEAAFEILREAGIRMPRAVGQTVSVVGALILGTAVVEAGIITPVMVIVVALTGIASFAIPSYNLAVAGRIVRFGFMISASMFGFYGITLGLIVLIAHVNSLQSFGTPYLAPLSPFSIRGQKDTVIRVPMFLINLRPNKLGYMKDDKSGKRKGTADTGKDGQSGA from the coding sequence ATGAAAAAAAACGGACCAAACAGTCAGAACGCGTCTGCCGGGGCTTCGGGTGAACCAGCAGCCGGAGCCGGTAACCAGTCGGTTCTAACCATTTCGGATAATCTTGAGCAAACGCTGAGCAACATCAAGCTGGAGCTCGGTTCCAGTCCCGATTTGAAGATCCGGAAGGTTCAGTTGGGTCAAGCTGAACCGGTCTGGGCGGCCGCCGTTTTTATAGATGGATTGGTCAATTCCGTTGCCGTTGATGAATTCGTGGTTGGCGCATTGATTGAAAATACTGCCTTCGCAGCGGAAGAAATGCCGCGGGAGCCGCAGGAAAGGCTTCAGCTCATCCTCGGCCGGGCGCTGGAGCTTGGCGAAACCTCAATTAAAGATAATTGGAACGACATGATGCTCTCTCTGCTTTCGGGGAACACCATCATTTTACTGGACGGCTGCAGTAAGGCGATCGAAGGAGGAACAAAAGGAGGGGAATGGCGGACCGTTGCCGAGCCATCCTCCCAGATTGTGATCCGGGGGCCGAAAGATTCTTTTGTCGAGTCAATCATTACAAACACTGCGCTGATCCGAAGACGGATCAAATCGCCGAAGCTTTGGGTCGAGTTTATGAAATTCGGCACGGTGACGAATACGGACGTTGCCCTTTTATATATGAAAGATAGAGCTGACCAGAAAGTCCTCGACCAGCTCAAAATGCGCTTGAAAAAAATCGACATTGAAGCGGTTCTGGAATCCAGTTATATTGAGCAGCTTATTCAGGATAAAGTATTTACCCCGTTTCCGACGGTCTATAATACGGAGCGGCCGGATGTGGCAGCAGCCAATTTGCTGGAAGGGCGAATTGTTCTGATTGTAGACGGTACGCCTTTTGTGCTTATCGTGCCGACGGTATTGGCCCAGTTTCTTCAATCGACCGATGATTACAGCCTGCGGTTTGACATTGCCACGCTCATGCGCTTGGTGCGCTATGTCAGCTTGATCATTCTGCTTCTCGGGCCCTCGGTTTTTATTGCGTTGACTACCTTCCACTATGAAATGGTACCGACGCCTATGCTGATCAGTCTGCTGGCCCAGCGGGAGAATGTCCCTTTTCCGGCTGCGATCGAAGCGATCATTATGGAGGCCGCATTTGAAATTTTGAGAGAGGCCGGCATCCGGATGCCGAGAGCGGTGGGACAGACCGTTTCGGTGGTCGGCGCTTTGATTCTGGGTACTGCCGTAGTAGAAGCTGGCATTATTACACCGGTGATGGTCATTGTGGTCGCGCTGACTGGTATCGCAAGCTTTGCCATACCATCCTACAATCTAGCCGTCGCGGGTCGGATCGTCCGCTTCGGATTTATGATCTCCGCGTCGATGTTCGGGTTCTATGGCATTACGCTAGGGCTGATCGTATTGATTGCCCACGTCAACAGCCTGCAATCGTTCGGCACTCCCTATTTAGCCCCGCTCAGCCCGTTTTCCATAAGAGGGCAAAAGGATACGGTTATTAGAGTGCCAATGTTTCTGATCAATCTCAGGCCCAATAAGCTTGGATACATGAAAGACGACAAGTCAGGTAAGCGCAAGGGGACAGCCGATACAGGGAAGGATGGGCAAAGTGGTGCTTAA